The window GGAATGACTTGCAACTCCTGTGTGCAGTCTGTTGAGGGAGTGATAGCCCAAAAGGCAGGTGTGAGGTCTGTTCACGTCTCTCTCACAAATCGTAACGGGACTATAGAATATGACCCTCTGCAGACAAGCCCAGAAGACTTGCTATCCTCAATAGAGGATATGGGATTTGATGCGTCTTTATCAGGTAATGACATATTAAGCTTCTAAATGTAACAGGATTGTACGGTTCTGTTTAGGATTTGGTACCACCTGAGATGAAATGTAGCAGTTGACATATACTTGCCAAGAGAGCTTTATATCTTCGCTGtcaatgaaataattaaatatacaTGCGGTTCCTTTAATACATcagatgaattaaaaataattgaaatatatCAGGTAAATACTGATGTTTGAATGGTGCTCCACTTTGCTACTGTGTAGTAATCATGGCATGAATATGGAGCCAGAGCTTTGCTAGCAGTGAAGAATGCTGCGGgatgctgtgctgaagtttCTTCCGTAGCAAATTATCACAGACTTGGCTCCTGCGAAGCACCTAGTGAAGGGATATTTAGCCAGGTTCAGGCATGACTGAGGAGTGACAAGAATCTGAAGAGTGTGGATATAACTGAGGAAGTTAAAACAATGCTGTCGTGACATAACCCTGGTAGGTGGCTGAGCGCCACCCAGCCTCTTGCTGTCCCCCCCcacggtgggatggggaagagaaaggtAAAAGAGTGCGAACTTGTGGATTGATACAAAGGTGctttaataggtaaagaaaaagttGCATGTGCAAGCAAAACAAGCAATTAATTCATTACTTCACATCGGCAGGCAGATGTCGAGCCAAGCAGGGTTTCGTCATGCATAACAGtcacttgggaagacaaatgccgtCACTCCAAACATATcccccctttcctcctgcctccctcagcCTCTGTTGTGAGCATGACATCGTATGATGCGGAATATCCCTTGGGACAGTTAGtgtcagctgtcccggctggGGAAGGGCAACTCCATTTCTTGATTCAGTAagattacattttgaaaaatacagtacatGAGCTATTATTTGGCAACATAATAGAAGTGGTCAGGTGCTCCCTTCTAATTCCTTTCATACTGTTCCTGCATAAACAACATCTCCTGAATTGCTGTAAGGAGCAGTTGTCTGTAGCTTGAGAGCGCTTCTCTAAGGTCAAAACCCTGCTGACTTTGCTTACGAAACGGGCACGCACTTACAAATTCAGCTTTGTGCCCCAGGGAAAGTCAGTAAAAGTGTGTGTAAAACCCAGGTTGCAATGCAGAGGTTTAGCTTGCAACCTACAGAAGAGGGCAAAGGGTGTACAATAGAGAAAAGATAAtgcagaaaggcaaaaggaaaaatagtatCAAAACAGTCAGTGAGTTGATCAGTGGCCCAACCCTTTGTCTTGGTCTCTGTTGCTGACTCTTAGTTGACAGACGGATGGATGAGCCTGGTTGACAAGGCATATACAATTACTGGGGTTTGGTCTGCATTTCCAGCAGCGTGTATCTGTGGCGCTGCAGTGGCCGTTCACAGTGTCGTGACTTGCCATCTCCTTTTCAgccaaggcagagctgcctgtggccatggggcagccctggcccgAAGCGCAGCTGGAGTCTCATGGGACCGAGCTCCCCCCCGCAGTGTCACCAGCCCACCTTGCTGGGCAAGAGACAAAGACTATATCAAAGTGCTACGTCCAAGTCACAGGAATGACGTGTGCCTCGTGTGTAGCCAACATCGAGAGAAATTTGAGAAGAGAAGACGGTAAGCTGGATGTCAGTGTTATCTCttaaatttgtgtttcttttaaataatccATCTAGCTTTTGTGCAGCATTTTTAATGAGTGGGCTGTCAAGGGAAGTACCGTTGCTGGTGCATTTCATGGGTGGGATCATAGTCTACTCACTGTTTGCTCACAGGATGCAAACAGTGTTGTTCTTGCTGGTTTGTGGATGTGTGGCCAGAGGCTGCCTTTGCaaaagcaggagctggagcgCTCCAGAGAGAATATAAGGATCAAATTCAGATCCtttagaaactaaaaataatctttttctaCTGGAGGGATGTGCCCAGGCCTGCAACTTAAACGCAGAAGCATATGTGCCTGCGTTGGGAAGGGAGCTGTTAGAGAGGGACAGCGTTTATATGGATTAAAGATACATAAGGTAACCTTAGCTCGGCGAGTCAGGACAGCTATCTCTACCTTCTGTCAGCGTGATGGTTATATTTGCAGGAACAAATAGTTGCATGACCGTGATGTAATAAAGAGTCATTAATGTAGACTGTTTAATTGCTGTAATGAAAGTGGATGTGTTCCAGGTTAAcctggaatttaatttttttcatcctagAAAATGGGTTAACAGAAATCCTTTTCACTTAACGTACAGTAGGATTGATTGCACATTGGTAGATCTGCCCTTTCTCATGGGTGGTGTTGTCCCTTGAAGAAAAGGTTTTTGGAAATGGTTAACGCAGATCAAAAAAAAAGTAGGCACAACTGTATTTTAGAAGAACTTTTTTAGAGTAAAAATAGGTCATATAGCATAGTTTGACCATTTGTAATGAGACTGTTAAAAGCATGCAACGCATGGAGTAATACTTTCATCTGTCACATCTACACTTAGGTGCTAATGTTGTTTGTATCTTCCAAAAATGATGACTTTTTATATGTACCTACAATACGGTAGCTTTCTCAATTTCAATAAATTGCTATTGTGCCATCAGGTTACCATAAATGCAGTGTTCCACTCAAACGTGATCTGCcattcacatttttgttttctaggaaTACATTCAATACTTGTTGCCCTAATGGCAGGAAAGGCAGAAGTAAGGTATAATCCTGCTGTCATACATCCTTCAGCTATTGCAGAGCTCATACGGGAACTGGGATTTGGAGCTACCGTGATGGAAAACTGTGGGGAAGGAGATGGAATTCTGGAACTTGTTGTAAGCTAGTAATTAAAACCAGCCACCCCTGTCTTTATTACTTTTATCTATTGAATGTGTTTGTGTAAGCATCCACTTCCTAAAAGTGATCATCACATAATAGAGCTCAATTTACAAAAAACAAAGTTTAAGACTACACCAAGTATGTATCACAAACTGTATCATGCCATACAAACTGTGCTGGCTCACTACTACACCTAAGTTGGAGGAATATTTCTGTGAgttttttgtttactttgcCGATTGcaggaatttccttttttgtttgtttgtttgtaggTGAATCTAGCACAATGCACCCCAGCTCTGAGCCCAACGACCCAGCGGAGGTTTAGCAGAGCTTAATAACCTTGTCTCTCTGCTATGCTTCCTCTGTAGTGCTGTCATCCTTAACTAGAGAGCTCCATCTCACTGCTTTAAACCCCAGAAATACGCAATAAGCAATTCAGGATAGtcataaatgctttttcttttcgTACTTTTTAAGGTGCATAACCTGTGGTTTTGGTAACAGGAGTGAGCCTTTGTTTTACAGGTGAGAGGAATGACTTGCGCTTCTTGCGTACACAAAATAGAATCCACCCTCATGAAGACTAACGGTGTTTTATACTGCTCAGTAGCTCTTGCAACCAACAAAGCACATGTTAAGTACGATCCTGAGGTTATAGGTCCTCGAGATGTTATACAAGTAATAAAGGTAAGTGTCATGAAGGCACCGAGTCTTGTAAAATGTCCAGTGTCCTTTGAAGAGTTACGTACCCCAGAAACAGAAGGCAAGACCATTAAAGGGAAATATCTGtgtctcttcctccctctgctaTCTCTTAACGCAGGTTTCTGCAGATAATATGTTCTCAAAAGCAATGCTCTATCCTGACTTGGTCTAAGGTTTTAAGTAGAAATACTAGGAGAGCCAGGCTGTGGTAGAGTTGAAGATACCAGCTATGTGTTTGTCGAAAAATGAAGCGCATCCATGGGTGCTGTAGCAGGAGAGAGGTGAAATAAGTTTCTTGGCTTTCTCCCTCAATTTCTCCACTTCCATGCTTCAGGAGTAACCACTTTGGAAAGCCACATCTTAGAATAGCATTTTAATGTTCTAGACAGATTGGTTTCTACGTCAgattgcttttctctctttgcactgaaaaatagTGATAGTCAAATCAGAAATGTTAATGAAGTAAATCATATGTAAGGCTGGCACCATCAGTCGTCTGGCAATAACTTTATATGAGACCAAAGTGTCCTTAAAAATTGGCTGTTCTCTTTATTGTTAcgctttttttccttaggattTGGGTTTCACTACTTCGTTAGTCAAAAAAGATAGATCTGCTAGTCATCTAGATCACAAACAGGAGATAAGGCAGTAAGTATTCCTGAACGTATTTAGATTTTATAAACATCTCGATTCTTCTGCTTCCATCAACAGTGAAGTtaggattaatttttttgtgactgTGCAGACTTATTAGCACTAGACTGCAAAAcagttgtgttttttaatttttttttttttttttctccaaatctGAGGTGGAAAAGGTCGTTTGTTGTGAGTCTCGTTTTCTGCATTCCTGTCATGGGGCTGATGATTTACATGATGGTTATGGACAGTCAGCTTTCAGATGCTCGTGCACATCACAACATGAGCAGCGAGGAAATGGAGGCCCTTCACTCCTCGATGGTCCTGGaacaccagctcctgccaggactCTCTGTTATGAATTTTCTATCGTTTTTACTCTGTGTCCCTGTACAGGTAAGTGGGAAGATGACAACTCCTGGTTTGTTGGGCTTAAACACTCAAAATGGGAGGtgatgaagaaattaaatttgaaaagcGACTGTAATTCTGCGGATCCAAAATGCGTTTGAGTGCGCTGCGGACCGTGCTGAGTGGGCGTaggggtgctgggcagcatCGGaggcagcctgcctggctggcGAGCACGGGGAGGAGCTGGTGGacctgtgtggggctgggaacACCGGAGAGTACTGCGGTAGCGATCCCAGCCCTTGGCTAGAGCTGGGATTTTGTTGGGGAAGAggtggggaaggcagagaaggCAAATAAAACCGGCGTCTCCCTCTCTGACGGTAACACCGCTGCGGCGCGTTACAGACAGGTGTATGAAACGCGACGGACGCTCTCGTTGCAGATATTCGGAGGCTGGCACTTCTACATACAGGCGTACAGAGCTCTGAAGCACAGAACTGCGAATATGGATGTGCTCATTGTTTTGGCAACCTCCATTGCGTTCGTCTACTCATTTGTTATCCTTCTAGTTGCAATGGCCgagaaagcaaaagtaaacCCCGTAACGTTCTTCGACACACCTCCTATGCTGTTCGTGTTCATCTCCCTGGGCCGGTGGCTGGAGCACGTTGCCAAGGTAAGGCAAATAGGTGCCGTTTCGGAATGTTGTGTATCTTTCAAACAAAAGCTTTGTTAGGTTCTTTTAACCTTTGTTGCAAAATAATGTTCAGTAACCAAActattaaaatgtgaaattactTAATATAATCTGTTtgcagaaagtgttttcttaatAGGGTAAATTGCAACATACACAGTTGTCATTTACccagccattttttttcaatagcatagtcagaaaaatataaaaattattattctagGGTAAAACATCAGAAGCGCTGGCAAGACTAATTTCATTACAAGCTACTGAAGCTACTATTGTTACCTTGGGCCCTGATAACGTTCTTTTAAGGTATCTTGctttgtcatttgttttttctgttgttccttttttgttgttaatacGCATAATTAACAGACAAATGTTACCATTCTATAGAAATACGAAGCAAATAACTGCAGATTTGTCGGCAGATTTGCCAGatataaatgttaaaatgcagaaaattaacaCTGCTGTGATTTGTATTACTGGAATATTGCTAACTTTTGCTGAACTAAGAAAATTAGTGGATTTGCTCAActggaaagtaaataaaatgatGATAAAGTAATCGTAGTGCTCATTATAAAGGGCTTTCTTCTGACCATTTCTGTATACATTAATGATGTCAACCAGTGGGATGATGTTTTGTGTGTAGTGACAGCTGCTTTTGCCTGGGAAACTTCAGTTTAACAGCCTCTTATTAACAACACTACTTTGTTCTAGTGAAGAGCAAGTCGATGTGGAGCTGGTTCAACGAGGTGACATTGTCAGAGTGATCCCAGGAGGCAAATTCCCAGTGGACGGTCGTGTTATTGAAGGACACTCTATGGTAGATGAATCTCTTATCACAGGTGAGCACTTGCTTTTTGCaactgtaaaaatgtttttcttttcctttaaacaaaTCTGAAGAAGAGGAGTTAACTGATGTTCTCCTCAGTCTTCTAACTGCATGTTAGGAGTTGGTAGCTGCTATAATGTTGCCGAAATATACCTTAGTATCTGTCCTTGACCTTTCCTTAGGTGAAGCAATGCCCGTGACTAAAAAACCTGGCAATACAGTTATTGCAGGTTCGATTAATCAGAATGGATCACTGCTGATTTCGGCAACCCATGTCGGAGCTGATACAACTCTTTCCCAGATTGTTAAACTTGTGGAGGAGGCCCAGACCTCAAAGGTAGAGTATTATCAAATTAAGCATTTGGGTTTCGTCCTATCATTTAGGCATCGGCATATCAAATCGTTTAAAGAGTGGTTAAGATTATTTAGGCTTGCATTGCAGTTGCATACTGAAGTATCTTGCTGAATAAGGACTTTGATATGGTCTGCTGTTCCAAGTCTCATTGTCTTATTAAGCAAATACATAATTATGAAGTGTGGTATGCCAGATGTGCTGCAAACAGAAGCTATGATTATGTCTGTGTCTGAAGGCGTGCAAGAGAGTAAGCATGATGTTGCCGGAGctgatgtttttccttcctAGGCTCCTATCCAGCAATTTGCAGACAAACTCAGTGGCTGCTTCGTTCCTTTTATTGTGGCTGTCTCTGTGGCTACCCTTTTTGTCTGGATTGTAATTGGATTTGTGGATTTTGAAATagtagaaaaatactttctggtAAGTAAGTCTCCTTAAACACCTTCTGAAATAGGTAAAAAATAGTTAGCCTACAAGTCTGTTAGACTGCAATCGTTGCCTTTACCTGAATTATCCTTGCAGGCAGTTGCTGACTGTAGATATTACATTATTGTTCTtgttatatttttcataatgcttttttttacacttttatATTAATACTTACCGCTCCTATGTTTATACTTAAAGAGAATCTGCAGCAGTTCATCAACTCCTAAAAATTAGTACTTAAAAcgaaaaagttaattaaaagcAGTGGATACTAAATGTCAAAATTGCCCgctttctgttcctcctttgTGGGGAAGAGAAGTCCCTTGTGTCACAAGCTCCACTTCTGCATCTAGTTTTGTTAGCATAGCTCGGTGTAAATTCATCTTTGAAGTCGGTGGAATTAATCTTCGTTGCAGATGCCAGCAGAGGATCAGGATCCTAACTCGTACCTTAGGGTTGCTTTAGATCACAGGTTTCCTAGTTAATGACAGTTTCTGTAGAATTTATTAGCTTCCAGGAAAGCAATCTTCAAATCCTTTGTTGCTGTATTTGTCATTGATAGAATATCTTTTATTACATTGTGGCGTAATATTGTTGATAGTATCTTTTATTGCTTGACAGCATACAGAAGTTACCATAGCACGGGGTACCTTACTTGGGAAAATGTCCTGTAAATAAGACAGATTGTGGGTATAGGCAGAATAGAACAGAACTTAGTTAATTAGTCATTAACTTTGTCATTAATCTTACCTTTACCATGATTTGCCTGTGCTTTACTACttagtattaaatattttagctTATATACTTGCcgattattatttttttctaacatcaAAGGCAACATGTAGTTGAATACATTGTTTCTACTGTTCGATTTCTTCTATAACTGAAATAAACTTCTGTCACTAGGGTTACAATAAgagcatttctgcagctgaagtgGTAATCCGCTTTGCTTTCCAAGCCTCTATCACAGTGCTGTGCATTGCGTGCCCCTGTTCTCTGGGATTGGCCACCCCGACAGCGGTGATGGTCGGCACTGGAGTGGGAGCCCAGAACGGCATCCTGATCAAAGGAGGCGAGCCGCTGGAGATGGCACACAAGGTAGGAAACGCGGGAGGTTGTTACCAGGGTGGTGCTGGTGGCGTTTTACCGCTGGCTGCCCTAGTAGGTAATTACGTGTGTGTCGGTGTGTGTCGGTAAGTGACGGATCGTTAGTGAATTGGGTTGAACTGGGTGGTTTTCTGAGGCAGTTACACCTTAAAGCTTTTTTACTGAATGAAGTCTTCCTGGCTTGTTGCAGGTAAAGGTGGTCGTATTTGACAAAACGGGTACTATTACTCATGGGACTCCCGAAGTGATGCAGGTGAAGTTTCTAGTGGAGAGTAACCAACTACCACACAATAAAATGCTGGCGATAGTGGGGACCGCAGAGAGTAATAGCGAGCATCCTCTTGGAGTAGCAATaacaaaatactgcaaaaaggTAAGATGGTTGTACGGGAAAAGTGTAGCTTGTGTTACGGAGGAACCTCTCCTGCAGTACTTAATATGTATGAATAGTcttgtgttatttaaaaagtaattggTGTATTCAGTTGGGAAAGCTGAAAGTTGAGGAGCCACATAAATCGCTTGATCCTGTATTAGGTGTGCTGGATACTCCAGCTTAAGTTTTCATGGTTGATGTTTCTCTGTTCCTGGTAGAGTTAGCGTGACTGCACTTTATTTCGTGAGGTTTGTAAATGCTTCTCGTGGTCTAACCTCAGCCAGCAGCTAACAGCGAAGCACCGTGCAGCTGCCGACTcgctccctgcccccagcccacgcagcgggatggggaggaggagcggggaaaaggtaaaactcatgggttgagataagaatttAATAACTGatatgaaataaagtaaaaaataataacgGTTGTAatggaaaggagggagaaggggagaggaataaaatccaaagggaaaaaacccaagtgatgcacgATACAATTGCTCATCACCCGCTGactggtgcccagccagtccccgagcagcgatCGGCCggccctggccagctccccctGGTTTATACACTCAACATaatgttctatggtatggagtATCCTATGgctagttcaggccagctgtcctggccgtgtccccttcccaatttcttgtgcccctccagccttctggctggcagggtctgagaagctgaaaagcccttgacttgTTATAAAATTACCtaacaacaactaaaaccatctgTGTGCTATCGACATTTACtctcataccaaatccaaaacacagcgctgcactggctaccaagaagaaaattaactgtgtcccagctgaaaccaggacaacgTGGcatgcttttatatattttaaatttttctctgtttgcatCCTTTTTCTTTAGGAGCTAGACTCGGAAACCCTTGGGACGTGTACAGATTTTCAGGTAGTTCCAGGCTGCGGCATTAGTTGTAAAGTCACCAATATTGAAGGACTACtctacaggaaaaataagatgGTTGAAGAAAACAATATGAAAAATGTGACACTTGTGAAAATTGAGGAAAGTATGGACAGATTGGTACAGCCTGCTTCCATTATTGATGCTGAACTACCAAGTAAGCTAACTCTGATTTACAGAATGAAAGGGataagttttgcttttgtgtctttAGGATCTATAAGAATGAGGTCACTTCTTTCTGCCTTGGAGAATCATCAAGGCAGATGTGAAGTCGTTGGTTTATGTCGTGCTCGCACATCAGTCAGGTCACTTTGATTAAATACAGTTTGAAGTTACATGTTGAATATGGGGCTGGAAAATCATACAGGAATTGTCTTGCAGCTCTGTTTTTACTTTGCTTCATCCCAAGTTACCATTTGCTAGCCAAaattatgtgtgtgtgcacacttTTCCAATCAAGAACAGCTCGTTGTTAGATCTTTCAACTCGATGGGGCTGTGAGATACCTATTGGAAGCACTGAGGGAGGGACTTGGTTCTTCACTGTCTTTGACCTGTGATTCTTGGTCCACTGACCTGGTAACTACCCGTGACTGAAGAAGCCGTGGTGGCTGTCTAGTCAGGGACACGTGCAAGTGTTGGTAGGGCAGAAGGTATTGAGAACTACTTTCTGCTTGGGTTCTCTGTAAATGGTATTCCAGTGCGTAATGGGAGAACCTGGATAGGATTAGCTGGAGGGAAACTTCCCAGTTATTCGTATTACGGTAGgattgtgttttcttccttcagctgctgtgacCTCTCAGAAATACTCTGTTCTCATTGGGAACCGGGAATGGATGAACA of the Falco naumanni isolate bFalNau1 chromosome 14, bFalNau1.pat, whole genome shotgun sequence genome contains:
- the ATP7A gene encoding copper-transporting ATPase 1 isoform X2 yields the protein MEAKSIVIGVEGMTCNSCVQTIEQHVGKMNGIHNVKISQMVPGVELNLSAPEVTPGTCEDSSWSHASSVVLRLKVDGMTCHSCTSTIEGKIGKLQGIQRIKVSLDNQEAVVVYQPHLITAEEIKHQIEAAGFTAAFKKQPRPLKLSAVDLERLRNAQTKGSESALKHNSNVNETKTVAFRVDGMHCSSCVLNIQSAISALPSVTSVVVSLEKKSATINYNPNLISVEVLRRAIEAVSPETFKVSLPDEYENVTLFPTLVSPLKSPHPALKDAGQPLTQVVVINIEGMTCNSCVQSVEGVIAQKAGVRSVHVSLTNRNGTIEYDPLQTSPEDLLSSIEDMGFDASLSAKAELPVAMGQPWPEAQLESHGTELPPAVSPAHLAGQETKTISKCYVQVTGMTCASCVANIERNLRREDGIHSILVALMAGKAEVRYNPAVIHPSAIAELIRELGFGATVMENCGEGDGILELVVRGMTCASCVHKIESTLMKTNGVLYCSVALATNKAHVKYDPEVIGPRDVIQVIKDLGFTTSLVKKDRSASHLDHKQEIRQWKRSFVVSLVFCIPVMGLMIYMMVMDSQLSDARAHHNMSSEEMEALHSSMVLEHQLLPGLSVMNFLSFLLCVPVQIFGGWHFYIQAYRALKHRTANMDVLIVLATSIAFVYSFVILLVAMAEKAKVNPVTFFDTPPMLFVFISLGRWLEHVAKGKTSEALARLISLQATEATIVTLGPDNVLLSEEQVDVELVQRGDIVRVIPGGKFPVDGRVIEGHSMVDESLITGEAMPVTKKPGNTVIAGSINQNGSLLISATHVGADTTLSQIVKLVEEAQTSKAPIQQFADKLSGCFVPFIVAVSVATLFVWIVIGFVDFEIVEKYFLGYNKSISAAEVVIRFAFQASITVLCIACPCSLGLATPTAVMVGTGVGAQNGILIKGGEPLEMAHKVKVVVFDKTGTITHGTPEVMQVKFLVESNQLPHNKMLAIVGTAESNSEHPLGVAITKYCKKELDSETLGTCTDFQVVPGCGISCKVTNIEGLLYRKNKMVEENNMKNVTLVKIEESMDRLVQPASIIDAELPTAVTSQKYSVLIGNREWMNRNGLLVKNEVDKAMTEHEQRGRTAVLAAVDGVLCGLIAIADTVKPEAELAVYTLKSMGLEVVLMTGDNSKTARSIASQVGITKVFAEVLPSHKVAKVKQLQDEGKRVAMVGDGINDSPALAMANVGIAIGTGTDVAIEAADVVLIRDDLMDVVASIDLSRKTVKRIRINFVFALIYNLIGVPIAAGAFMPLGLVLQPWMGSAAMAASSVSVVLSSLLLKMYQKPSSEKLEVRARGQMRHKSPSEISVRIGIDEMGTGSPKLSLMDRVINYSRASINSLFSDKRSVNSVVLNEPDKHSLLVGDFGEDDDTAL
- the ATP7A gene encoding copper-transporting ATPase 1 isoform X1 encodes the protein MEAKSIVIGVEGMTCNSCVQTIEQHVGKMNGIHNVKVSLEDKNAVIIYDSKLQTPATLQEAIYDMGFDATLADSNPQPVLPDTIFLTIPTQSALTSKQICSTLRKNKGIVDVKMSSDQKIAVVTFISSIVNGKQISQMVPGVELNLSAPEVTPGTCEDSSWSHASSVVLRLKVDGMTCHSCTSTIEGKIGKLQGIQRIKVSLDNQEAVVVYQPHLITAEEIKHQIEAAGFTAAFKKQPRPLKLSAVDLERLRNAQTKGSESALKHNSNVNETKTVAFRVDGMHCSSCVLNIQSAISALPSVTSVVVSLEKKSATINYNPNLISVEVLRRAIEAVSPETFKVSLPDEYENVTLFPTLVSPLKSPHPALKDAGQPLTQVVVINIEGMTCNSCVQSVEGVIAQKAGVRSVHVSLTNRNGTIEYDPLQTSPEDLLSSIEDMGFDASLSAKAELPVAMGQPWPEAQLESHGTELPPAVSPAHLAGQETKTISKCYVQVTGMTCASCVANIERNLRREDGIHSILVALMAGKAEVRYNPAVIHPSAIAELIRELGFGATVMENCGEGDGILELVVRGMTCASCVHKIESTLMKTNGVLYCSVALATNKAHVKYDPEVIGPRDVIQVIKDLGFTTSLVKKDRSASHLDHKQEIRQWKRSFVVSLVFCIPVMGLMIYMMVMDSQLSDARAHHNMSSEEMEALHSSMVLEHQLLPGLSVMNFLSFLLCVPVQIFGGWHFYIQAYRALKHRTANMDVLIVLATSIAFVYSFVILLVAMAEKAKVNPVTFFDTPPMLFVFISLGRWLEHVAKGKTSEALARLISLQATEATIVTLGPDNVLLSEEQVDVELVQRGDIVRVIPGGKFPVDGRVIEGHSMVDESLITGEAMPVTKKPGNTVIAGSINQNGSLLISATHVGADTTLSQIVKLVEEAQTSKAPIQQFADKLSGCFVPFIVAVSVATLFVWIVIGFVDFEIVEKYFLGYNKSISAAEVVIRFAFQASITVLCIACPCSLGLATPTAVMVGTGVGAQNGILIKGGEPLEMAHKVKVVVFDKTGTITHGTPEVMQVKFLVESNQLPHNKMLAIVGTAESNSEHPLGVAITKYCKKELDSETLGTCTDFQVVPGCGISCKVTNIEGLLYRKNKMVEENNMKNVTLVKIEESMDRLVQPASIIDAELPTAVTSQKYSVLIGNREWMNRNGLLVKNEVDKAMTEHEQRGRTAVLAAVDGVLCGLIAIADTVKPEAELAVYTLKSMGLEVVLMTGDNSKTARSIASQVGITKVFAEVLPSHKVAKVKQLQDEGKRVAMVGDGINDSPALAMANVGIAIGTGTDVAIEAADVVLIRDDLMDVVASIDLSRKTVKRIRINFVFALIYNLIGVPIAAGAFMPLGLVLQPWMGSAAMAASSVSVVLSSLLLKMYQKPSSEKLEVRARGQMRHKSPSEISVRIGIDEMGTGSPKLSLMDRVINYSRASINSLFSDKRSVNSVVLNEPDKHSLLVGDFGEDDDTAL